In Hymenobacter sublimis, a single genomic region encodes these proteins:
- the selD gene encoding selenide, water dikinase SelD, protein MSSVSNPTDHIRLTQYSHGAGCGCKIAPKVLDQILHTSIPQPHNDKLLVGNSSRDDAAVYDIGGGQALISTTDFFMPIVDDAYDFGRIASANAISDVYAMGGRPVMAIAVLGWPIDKLAPEVARRVIEGSRSICAEAGIPLAGGHSIDSPEPIFGLAVTGLLDISNLKQNDTATAGCELYLTKPLGVGMLTTAQKRGILRPEHEQLAPHSMMQLNKIGEPLGKLQAVRAMTDVTGFGLLGHLAEVCEGSNLTAEVDFSKVPLLPEAEQYRAQKSIPGGTVRNWDSYGHKIGEITEEQRQWLCDPQTSGGLLVCVEPAGRDAVQAIFAEYGLALESFGRLREHAAGEPWILVR, encoded by the coding sequence ATGTCTTCTGTCTCCAACCCCACCGACCACATTCGCCTTACTCAGTATAGCCACGGCGCGGGCTGCGGCTGCAAAATTGCGCCTAAAGTGCTGGATCAGATTCTGCACACCAGCATTCCGCAACCCCACAACGACAAGCTGCTGGTAGGAAACTCCTCCCGCGACGATGCCGCCGTGTATGACATCGGGGGCGGGCAGGCCCTGATCAGCACCACTGATTTTTTCATGCCCATCGTGGATGACGCCTACGATTTCGGGCGTATCGCTTCGGCCAATGCCATCAGTGATGTGTATGCCATGGGCGGGCGGCCGGTTATGGCTATTGCCGTGCTGGGCTGGCCCATTGATAAGCTGGCGCCTGAGGTTGCTCGGCGCGTAATTGAAGGTAGCCGCAGTATCTGCGCCGAAGCTGGTATTCCATTGGCAGGGGGCCACAGCATTGATTCGCCGGAGCCCATATTCGGTCTGGCCGTTACCGGCCTACTCGACATCAGCAACCTAAAGCAGAACGATACCGCCACGGCCGGCTGCGAGCTGTACTTGACCAAGCCGTTGGGGGTAGGCATGCTCACCACGGCCCAGAAGCGCGGCATCTTGCGGCCGGAACACGAGCAGCTGGCGCCCCACAGCATGATGCAGCTCAACAAAATTGGGGAGCCGCTGGGCAAGCTCCAGGCGGTGCGCGCCATGACGGACGTGACGGGTTTTGGGTTGTTGGGCCACCTTGCCGAAGTGTGCGAAGGAAGCAACCTGACGGCCGAGGTAGACTTCAGCAAAGTACCCCTGCTGCCGGAAGCCGAGCAGTATCGCGCCCAAAAGTCGATTCCCGGTGGCACCGTCCGGAACTGGGATTCTTACGGCCACAAAATCGGGGAAATTACCGAGGAGCAGCGCCAGTGGCTCTGCGACCCGCAAACTTCCGGTGGCCTGCTGGTATGCGTGGAGCCTGCGGGCCGAGACGCCGTGCAAGCCATATTCGCGGAGTACGGCTTAGCTTTGGAGTCGTTCGGCCGGCTGCGCGAGCACGCGGCCGGGGAGCCCTGGATTCTGGTGCGCTAA
- a CDS encoding VOC family protein, with amino-acid sequence MVPKLRVARPTDQLAAVVRFYRDGLGLRELGSFAGHEGFDGVMLGHPQAPYHLEFTSQPGHLIGRAPTADHLLVFYLPDRLEWQLAVDRLQAQGYSSVPAANPYWDKLGLTFEDPDGYRVVLQQAAWNY; translated from the coding sequence ATGGTTCCTAAGCTGCGCGTAGCTCGCCCTACCGATCAGCTAGCAGCCGTAGTACGGTTTTACCGCGACGGGCTAGGCCTTCGGGAATTAGGCTCTTTTGCGGGGCACGAGGGCTTTGATGGGGTAATGCTAGGGCACCCGCAGGCCCCCTACCACTTGGAGTTTACCTCCCAGCCCGGGCACCTTATTGGCCGGGCTCCAACGGCAGATCATCTGCTCGTATTTTACCTACCCGACCGGCTGGAATGGCAACTGGCCGTTGACCGGCTGCAGGCTCAAGGGTACTCATCAGTGCCGGCCGCTAACCCGTACTGGGACAAGCTTGGGCTTACTTTCGAAGACCCGGATGGTTACCGGGTAGTTTTACAGCAAGCCGCCTGGAATTATTAA
- the mnmH gene encoding tRNA 2-selenouridine(34) synthase MnmH, translated as MPRLSLSDFLQGPAEAPILDVRAPVEYAQGHIPGALSFPLFSDEERARIGTTYKQMSQEKAVLLGLDLFGPRMSQMVRQAQKLAPHKQVRVHCWRGGMRSGAVQWLLELAGFHVHLLNKGYKDYRHWALAEFGQPRSLLVLGGLTGSGKTDVLQALAAAEQPVLDLEGLASHKGSAFGSIGQPPQPTQEQFENELAAVLATLPAQVPTWVEDESRTIGSMHVPPPLFAQLRTAPLILLEIPRDVRVRKLAEEYGRHDPAALATSILRIRKRLGGLATKEALAAIGEDDMEKMVSLVLDYYDRTYTHGLADRPVVRVASDTCDPAINANLVQRAAQEAGFLTTHRPASHGS; from the coding sequence ATGCCCCGCCTGTCCCTCTCCGACTTCCTGCAAGGCCCCGCCGAAGCTCCCATTCTCGATGTGCGGGCGCCGGTTGAATACGCCCAGGGCCACATTCCCGGAGCGCTGAGCTTTCCGCTGTTTTCGGATGAGGAGCGGGCCCGCATTGGCACCACGTACAAGCAAATGAGCCAGGAAAAGGCCGTGCTGCTGGGCCTCGATTTGTTTGGGCCGCGCATGAGTCAGATGGTGCGGCAAGCGCAGAAGCTTGCTCCTCACAAGCAAGTGCGCGTGCACTGCTGGCGCGGTGGTATGCGCAGCGGGGCCGTGCAGTGGCTGCTGGAGTTGGCTGGCTTCCACGTGCATCTGCTGAACAAAGGCTACAAAGATTACCGGCATTGGGCCCTGGCTGAGTTTGGGCAACCCCGGTCGTTGCTGGTACTCGGCGGCCTAACCGGCTCGGGCAAAACCGACGTGCTGCAGGCCCTGGCCGCCGCTGAGCAACCCGTCCTCGACCTGGAAGGACTGGCCAGCCACAAGGGGTCGGCGTTTGGCAGCATCGGGCAGCCGCCCCAGCCTACCCAGGAGCAGTTTGAGAATGAGTTGGCGGCGGTGCTGGCTACCCTACCGGCGCAGGTTCCTACCTGGGTCGAAGACGAAAGCCGCACCATCGGTAGCATGCACGTTCCCCCGCCCCTATTTGCCCAACTGCGCACGGCCCCGCTGATTTTACTGGAAATTCCTCGCGACGTACGAGTGCGGAAGCTAGCCGAGGAATACGGTCGTCATGACCCAGCCGCCTTGGCTACCAGCATCCTCCGCATCCGAAAGCGCCTGGGTGGCCTGGCAACCAAGGAAGCCCTGGCCGCCATTGGTGAAGACGATATGGAGAAAATGGTCAGCCTCGTGCTCGACTATTACGACCGGACTTATACGCACGGACTAGCCGACCGCCCGGTCGTGCGCGTAGCCTCCGATACCTGCGACCCGGCTATTAACGCCAACTTGGTGCAGCGGGCCGCTCAAGAAGCTGGTTTTCTGACCACTCATCGGCCTGCCTCCCATGGTTCCTAA
- a CDS encoding pyridoxine 5'-phosphate synthase, with amino-acid sequence MTKLSVNINKIATLRNARGHNRPDLLQVARDCERFGAQGITVHPRPDERHIRYQDVHDLKPLVTTELNVEGNPTPDFLALVRAVRPEQVTLVPDAPDAITSNAGWDTVRHQEYLQDVVAELKSFGARVSIFLDPVVELVHAAASTGTDRIELYTEDYARRYHTDREAAIRPYREAAEAAQQLGLGLNAGHDLDLDNLAYLHQNLPGLAEVSIGHALICDALYLGLENTIQLYRRQLA; translated from the coding sequence ATGACGAAGCTCAGCGTAAACATAAATAAAATAGCCACCCTGCGGAACGCCCGCGGCCACAACCGCCCCGACCTGTTGCAGGTAGCCCGCGACTGTGAGCGGTTTGGCGCCCAAGGTATTACGGTGCACCCGCGGCCCGACGAGCGCCATATTCGCTACCAGGATGTGCACGATCTTAAACCCCTGGTTACCACGGAGCTGAACGTGGAAGGCAACCCCACCCCTGATTTCTTAGCCCTGGTGCGCGCCGTGCGTCCGGAGCAGGTGACGCTGGTACCGGACGCACCCGATGCCATTACCTCCAATGCCGGCTGGGATACGGTCCGGCACCAGGAGTATCTGCAGGATGTGGTAGCGGAGCTGAAGAGCTTTGGGGCCCGCGTCAGCATCTTTCTGGACCCGGTGGTAGAGCTGGTGCACGCAGCAGCTAGCACCGGCACCGACCGGATTGAGCTGTACACCGAAGACTACGCCCGCCGCTACCACACCGACCGGGAAGCAGCTATTCGCCCCTACCGAGAAGCCGCGGAAGCTGCCCAACAGCTGGGCCTCGGCCTCAATGCCGGCCACGACCTCGACCTGGACAACTTGGCCTACCTTCACCAAAACCTGCCGGGCCTGGCGGAGGTGAGCATCGGCCACGCCCTGATTTGCGACGCTCTGTATTTGGGCCTGGAAAACACCATTCAGCTGTACCGGCGCCAGCTAGCTTAG
- a CDS encoding GatB/YqeY domain-containing protein, with protein sequence MALKETIDADIKKAMLAKDKVRLTALRSIKSQILLAETAEGQHGAALTPEAETKLLTKSAKQRREAAEMYQKQFRSDLEEIELAELAIIEEYLPQQLSEADLVEKLVGIIQRVGATGPSDLGKVMGVAARELAGQADGRQISQVVNNLLNNTNL encoded by the coding sequence ATGGCTCTGAAAGAAACCATCGACGCTGATATTAAAAAGGCTATGCTGGCCAAAGACAAAGTTCGTCTGACCGCCCTGCGCAGCATTAAATCCCAGATCCTGCTGGCGGAAACGGCCGAAGGACAGCACGGCGCGGCCCTAACTCCTGAGGCCGAAACGAAGCTGCTAACCAAGTCGGCTAAGCAGCGCCGCGAAGCCGCCGAAATGTACCAGAAGCAGTTCCGCTCTGACCTGGAAGAAATAGAGCTGGCAGAGCTGGCCATCATCGAAGAGTACCTGCCCCAGCAGCTGTCGGAAGCTGATCTGGTGGAAAAGCTCGTCGGCATCATCCAGCGCGTAGGAGCCACCGGCCCTTCTGATTTGGGTAAGGTAATGGGGGTAGCCGCCCGCGAATTGGCAGGTCAGGCCGATGGCCGGCAGATTTCACAGGTAGTAAATAACCTACTCAATAATACGAATCTGTAA
- a CDS encoding CvpA family protein, which produces MSALDILLLIPLGIGAVKGYRRGLLLEVASLLALVLGVVGGLLLLNDAIPLVRHYVGEAFGLLPLVSFVLVFAAIGWGVHLLSGVIRTAVHLTPLGVLDSLGGAVSGVLKWVLGLSLLLHGVGMAGLQLISPQLLADSQVLPVVREATPLALSIVSFVLPFAGTLLDKLREVF; this is translated from the coding sequence GTGTCCGCCCTTGATATCCTGCTGCTTATTCCGCTGGGCATTGGCGCGGTGAAAGGCTACCGGCGCGGGTTGCTGCTGGAGGTAGCCTCGTTGCTGGCGCTGGTGCTGGGGGTAGTGGGTGGTTTGCTGTTGCTAAACGATGCCATTCCACTGGTGCGTCACTACGTGGGGGAGGCCTTTGGACTGCTGCCGCTGGTGTCGTTCGTGCTAGTGTTTGCCGCCATCGGTTGGGGTGTGCATCTGCTGAGCGGGGTTATCCGCACAGCCGTGCACCTGACCCCGCTGGGCGTGCTGGATAGCTTGGGCGGCGCGGTGAGCGGCGTGCTGAAATGGGTACTCGGCCTCAGCTTATTGCTGCACGGGGTGGGCATGGCGGGTCTGCAGCTGATTTCACCCCAGCTGCTGGCCGATTCGCAGGTGCTACCCGTTGTGCGGGAAGCCACGCCGCTGGCCCTGAGCATCGTAAGCTTCGTGTTGCCCTTCGCTGGCACTCTGCTGGATAAGCTGCGCGAGGTGTTTTAG
- a CDS encoding anthranilate synthase component II has translation MRLLLLDNFDSFTYNLLDYLRQLGCEVLVRRNDVSLTELQDLSFDGVVLSPGPGAPAAAGVMPTVIEAYHQQLPMLGVCLGHQALGEFFGAKISRANRPMHGKVSEVEWLAPSPLNAGLPLRMPVTRYHSLVLDQLPPSLEALARTTTTEQEIMALRHRTLPLYGVQFHPEALLTPNGLALLGNWVKNCIIAQPAPAP, from the coding sequence ATGCGTTTGCTGCTACTAGATAACTTCGACTCCTTCACCTATAATCTGCTAGACTACCTCCGGCAGCTGGGCTGTGAGGTGCTGGTGCGGCGTAATGACGTATCCTTAACTGAGTTGCAGGACTTATCCTTCGATGGTGTCGTCTTGTCGCCGGGACCAGGCGCGCCGGCGGCGGCAGGCGTAATGCCAACTGTCATCGAGGCCTACCACCAGCAGCTGCCCATGCTCGGAGTATGCCTGGGCCACCAAGCTTTGGGCGAGTTTTTTGGGGCCAAGATCAGCCGGGCCAATCGGCCCATGCACGGCAAAGTATCGGAGGTAGAATGGCTGGCCCCGAGCCCGCTGAATGCAGGGCTACCGCTGCGCATGCCCGTCACGCGCTACCATTCTCTCGTACTAGATCAGCTGCCCCCGTCGTTGGAGGCGCTGGCCCGTACTACTACCACCGAGCAGGAAATCATGGCGCTGCGTCACCGTACACTGCCTTTGTACGGGGTGCAGTTTCATCCGGAAGCTCTCCTGACGCCCAACGGCCTGGCCCTGCTAGGCAATTGGGTCAAGAATTGTATCATTGCACAACCTGCCCCGGCGCCCTGA
- a CDS encoding alpha/beta fold hydrolase, with the protein MALQIKEKNGFHYVDEGSGEVLLLLHGLFGALSNWQDVVAEFSAQYRVVIPLLPIYDMPLTKAGVPGLVGFVEDFLAEVKLPEPCTVLGNSLGGHIALVYTLRNAGRVNRLVLTGSSGLFEDSMGGSFPKRGNYAYVQERVGYTFYDPAIATQELVDEVFSVTNSNAKCLRIISIARSAQRHNLAKELQHIRVPTLLVWGLNDTITPPVVAHEFNRLIRGSELRFLDHCGHAPMMERPTAFNQLLHQFLARTAVPVAG; encoded by the coding sequence ATGGCGTTGCAGATCAAGGAAAAGAATGGATTTCACTACGTAGATGAAGGTTCCGGCGAAGTGCTGTTGCTGCTGCACGGTCTGTTCGGAGCCTTGAGCAACTGGCAAGACGTAGTGGCCGAGTTTAGCGCCCAGTACCGCGTAGTAATTCCGCTCCTGCCAATTTATGACATGCCGCTCACCAAAGCGGGTGTGCCCGGCCTGGTAGGTTTTGTCGAAGATTTCCTGGCGGAAGTAAAGCTGCCTGAGCCGTGCACCGTGCTCGGCAACTCCCTCGGCGGGCACATTGCCCTGGTGTACACGTTGCGCAACGCCGGCCGCGTAAACCGGTTGGTCCTGACGGGTAGCAGTGGCTTGTTTGAGGACAGCATGGGCGGTTCGTTTCCTAAGCGTGGTAACTATGCCTACGTGCAAGAGCGGGTGGGTTATACCTTCTACGACCCCGCTATTGCTACCCAGGAACTGGTTGATGAGGTATTTAGCGTAACCAACTCCAACGCGAAATGCCTGCGCATCATTAGCATTGCCCGCTCGGCCCAGCGGCATAACCTAGCCAAGGAATTGCAGCACATCCGCGTACCTACCCTGCTAGTGTGGGGGCTGAACGACACGATAACGCCCCCCGTAGTAGCCCACGAGTTTAACCGCCTCATCCGCGGCTCTGAGTTGCGCTTTCTGGACCACTGCGGTCATGCGCCCATGATGGAGCGCCCAACTGCTTTCAACCAGCTACTGCACCAGTTTTTAGCGCGCACAGCTGTTCCGGTAGCCGGGTAA
- a CDS encoding CBS domain-containing protein, protein MNSIIAEDLLNQMIPPLKVTDSMEKAARWLEEFHVGQLPVLDNRLYLGLVTESDLMDQDADKQLLSDIALNYADVHVQRDQHFYNIIELAVQNKVQLVPVLDEQREYMGVVTVSDTLAAFGKVPVASNQQGIIVLAMEERDYSLTQISRYVEENNAKIISAHVAQDEHDPYRIRLTLKLNTPNITRIIATLERFGYSITAQFSGTEEVSEDEQQRYDALLRYLNI, encoded by the coding sequence ATGAACTCCATTATCGCCGAGGATTTACTGAATCAGATGATTCCGCCCCTGAAGGTGACGGACTCTATGGAAAAGGCGGCCCGCTGGCTGGAGGAATTCCACGTGGGCCAGCTGCCTGTGCTCGATAATCGGCTGTACCTGGGACTGGTGACGGAATCGGACCTGATGGACCAGGATGCCGATAAGCAGCTGCTCAGTGATATTGCCTTGAACTACGCTGATGTGCACGTGCAGCGCGACCAGCACTTCTACAATATCATTGAGCTGGCCGTGCAAAATAAAGTGCAGCTAGTGCCCGTACTTGATGAGCAGCGGGAGTACATGGGTGTGGTAACCGTAAGCGACACGCTGGCGGCCTTCGGTAAAGTGCCCGTTGCTAGTAACCAGCAGGGCATCATTGTGCTGGCCATGGAAGAGCGGGATTATTCCCTAACCCAGATTAGCCGGTACGTAGAGGAAAACAACGCTAAAATCATAAGCGCCCACGTGGCTCAGGACGAACACGACCCCTACCGGATCCGGCTCACTCTGAAGCTGAACACGCCCAATATTACCCGCATTATTGCTACTCTAGAGCGGTTCGGGTATTCTATTACGGCTCAGTTCAGCGGCACCGAGGAAGTGAGCGAAGACGAGCAGCAGCGCTACGATGCCCTGCTGCGTTACCTGAACATCTGA
- a CDS encoding POTRA domain-containing protein, with product MPVAGLSAAPPDSLRRAATDSVISVQCPGYPTLRVASILFVGNKVTKEPVLRAELDFREGDTLRAATFSKRLEANRRRLFNLQLFHQVLLQAVCRDGEVTILYSVQERWYTFPVPIFSLADRNFRSWLDRADRWQRVDYGLHLVRRNFRGRNEQLLANVQLGFNRKYEVFYEAPGYGRRRRIGLGAGLSYYRSHALDYATVQDRLANLRQENDFPIERQYATLGLRWRRTVQHLTALDVSYHREQVSDSVLYYNPTYYLHGPRREYVELSLVSTLNQRHTFAYPLTGQYAQLALSYRTFLTPGTPDVLTLRGRYARYLALGGPFYYTIGTAAQVRLARSVGYADNRAFGYDVLVRGYDAYVIDGHHYGLVQQGLTYRLLDVGQLQLNGVRTTKFNTIPLVFYLNTFADVGYVQTPAPRPTNRLPNKLLASTGVALHLVTYYDWVLTLEYARTREREGGFFFRTQFPI from the coding sequence ATGCCTGTCGCTGGCCTTTCCGCGGCTCCCCCTGATTCGCTCCGCCGCGCCGCAACCGACAGCGTGATTAGCGTGCAATGCCCCGGCTACCCCACGTTGCGGGTTGCTAGCATTCTGTTTGTGGGCAATAAAGTAACGAAAGAGCCGGTGCTACGAGCCGAGCTGGATTTCCGGGAAGGCGATACGCTACGGGCCGCTACCTTCAGTAAACGACTGGAAGCCAACCGCCGCCGCTTATTTAACCTGCAGCTTTTCCACCAGGTGCTGCTGCAGGCCGTCTGTCGCGACGGCGAAGTGACCATTCTCTACAGCGTGCAAGAGCGGTGGTACACCTTTCCTGTACCCATCTTCTCCCTGGCCGACCGCAATTTTCGCTCCTGGCTCGACCGTGCGGACCGCTGGCAGCGCGTAGATTACGGGTTGCATCTGGTGCGCCGTAACTTTCGGGGCCGGAACGAGCAACTGCTGGCCAACGTGCAGTTAGGCTTCAACCGCAAATACGAAGTGTTCTATGAGGCGCCAGGCTACGGTCGGCGGCGCCGTATTGGCCTAGGGGCCGGATTGTCCTACTACCGCAGCCATGCCCTAGACTATGCCACGGTGCAAGACAGGCTCGCCAATCTGCGGCAGGAAAATGATTTTCCTATTGAGCGACAGTATGCTACCCTGGGGCTGCGTTGGCGCCGTACCGTGCAGCACCTCACGGCCCTAGATGTGTCGTACCACCGCGAGCAAGTCTCCGACTCCGTGCTCTACTACAACCCAACCTACTACCTGCACGGACCGCGCCGGGAGTACGTGGAGCTCAGTTTAGTCAGCACCCTCAACCAGCGCCATACATTTGCCTACCCCTTAACCGGACAGTACGCGCAACTTGCCCTATCCTACCGCACGTTTCTTACACCAGGCACGCCAGATGTACTTACGCTACGGGGGCGCTACGCCCGCTATTTAGCCCTGGGCGGTCCATTTTACTACACCATTGGTACGGCCGCGCAAGTGCGCCTAGCCCGGTCCGTAGGCTACGCCGATAACCGAGCATTTGGGTATGATGTCTTGGTGCGCGGCTATGACGCTTACGTAATAGATGGCCACCACTACGGTCTCGTGCAGCAAGGGCTTACGTATCGGTTGCTTGATGTAGGCCAACTCCAGCTCAATGGAGTGCGCACTACTAAGTTCAACACCATTCCCCTCGTGTTTTATTTGAATACTTTTGCCGACGTAGGCTACGTGCAGACACCAGCACCCCGGCCTACGAATCGGTTGCCCAATAAGCTGCTGGCCTCCACCGGCGTTGCCTTACACCTGGTAACGTACTACGATTGGGTGCTTACCCTGGAGTATGCCCGTACCCGGGAGCGGGAGGGAGGCTTCTTTTTTCGTACGCAGTTCCCCATTTAA
- a CDS encoding NAD kinase, with protein MKIAILGKPFSEELTPFMREMVEELTRRQAEVCVLESFHTYLSERVDLPEGITTFRRGDSLRGMQFVLSIGGDGTLLDTVTYVGALQIPILGINTGRLGFLATISPDKIGPALDSLFKGHFVLEDRSLIRVDTDPDTFGAINFGLNEFSILKRDTSSMIVVHTYIDGEYLNSYWADGLIVATPTGSTGYSLSCGGPVMLPQTNNFIIAPVCPHNLNVRPLIVSDRSVISFEIEGRSNNFLLSLDSRSETVEAGIQIAVRRENFNARLVKLNHVNFLSTLRSKLNWGLDRRNPAGIPI; from the coding sequence ATGAAAATTGCCATTCTAGGTAAGCCATTCAGTGAGGAGCTGACGCCTTTCATGCGTGAAATGGTAGAAGAACTGACGCGTCGGCAGGCCGAAGTATGCGTTCTGGAATCGTTTCATACTTACCTCAGTGAACGGGTTGATTTACCTGAGGGCATTACCACCTTCCGGCGCGGCGACTCCCTACGGGGCATGCAATTCGTGCTCAGCATTGGAGGCGATGGTACCCTGCTCGACACCGTTACCTACGTCGGAGCCCTTCAAATTCCGATCCTCGGTATCAATACCGGACGGTTAGGATTTTTGGCCACCATTTCCCCCGACAAGATTGGCCCCGCCTTGGACTCCCTATTCAAAGGGCACTTTGTGCTGGAAGACCGAAGCCTGATTCGGGTTGATACAGACCCCGATACCTTTGGCGCTATTAACTTCGGCCTCAATGAGTTCAGCATTCTGAAGCGCGACACCTCCTCCATGATTGTGGTACATACCTACATCGATGGAGAGTACCTGAACTCCTACTGGGCAGATGGCCTGATTGTGGCCACGCCCACTGGCTCTACTGGGTATTCGCTGAGCTGCGGCGGACCCGTTATGTTACCACAAACAAACAATTTTATTATCGCTCCCGTATGTCCCCACAATCTGAACGTACGGCCGCTAATTGTATCAGACCGGAGTGTAATTTCCTTTGAAATTGAAGGCAGAAGCAACAACTTTTTGCTTTCACTTGACTCCCGCTCCGAAACAGTAGAGGCCGGAATTCAGATTGCTGTTCGCCGAGAAAACTTTAATGCTCGCCTGGTAAAGCTTAACCATGTTAACTTCCTGAGTACCTTGCGCAGTAAGTTAAACTGGGGTCTGGACCGTCGGAACCCTGCTGGCATACCTATTTAA
- a CDS encoding DUF6089 family protein, whose amino-acid sequence MKQLFTYTTALLLVLALVATEASAQQFSKRKQYNSVGLTVTGMNYFGDITPKPSIPSFRPGATRLNAGLTFTRRFAPRISGRASLTYGRISGDDSKAADQNDADAKFRFNRNMNFRNGILEFAAVGMFDLIENRNNYIKRPDFVPYVFGGIGVMRHNPKGLDAEGNYVALQALRTEGQSEGYSLTQFVIPFGAGARYKLNKQFDIGLELGFRKTFTDYLDDVSGNYVANRDALSSPAAKYFGWDITKEVPGTYTEAVQGGEMRGKSSEKDWYTTLGVSVNYILAPRVRSPKFR is encoded by the coding sequence ATGAAGCAACTCTTCACCTACACTACGGCCCTGCTGCTAGTCCTCGCACTGGTAGCGACGGAAGCGAGTGCGCAGCAATTCAGCAAGCGGAAGCAGTACAACTCTGTTGGCCTGACCGTAACTGGCATGAACTACTTTGGAGATATTACTCCCAAGCCTAGTATTCCCAGCTTCCGTCCCGGTGCAACTCGTCTTAATGCAGGTCTGACATTCACACGCCGTTTTGCTCCGCGTATATCGGGGCGCGCCTCTTTGACATACGGTCGTATTAGCGGCGACGACTCGAAAGCTGCTGATCAGAACGATGCGGACGCTAAGTTCCGCTTCAACCGGAACATGAACTTCCGCAACGGTATTTTGGAGTTTGCGGCAGTAGGCATGTTTGATCTGATTGAGAATCGCAACAACTACATCAAGCGTCCTGACTTTGTACCCTACGTATTCGGTGGTATTGGAGTAATGCGTCATAATCCGAAAGGTTTGGACGCAGAAGGCAATTATGTTGCTCTGCAAGCGTTGAGAACTGAGGGACAGTCGGAGGGCTACTCTTTGACCCAATTCGTTATTCCTTTCGGTGCTGGGGCTCGTTACAAGTTGAACAAGCAGTTTGATATTGGCCTAGAGCTTGGCTTCCGTAAAACCTTTACCGACTATCTTGACGACGTAAGCGGTAACTACGTAGCTAACCGGGATGCTCTCTCTTCTCCTGCTGCTAAGTATTTCGGTTGGGATATTACGAAAGAGGTCCCAGGCACATATACTGAAGCCGTTCAAGGTGGCGAGATGCGCGGCAAAAGCTCTGAAAAAGACTGGTACACTACTTTGGGTGTGTCGGTAAACTATATCCTTGCTCCTCGAGTAAGAAGCCCCAAATTCCGATAG
- the porG gene encoding type IX secretion system protein PorG, which yields MTQSKLFKTLLAGVLPVGSVFFAYTATAQNTSEIGIGLGGLTYKGELSPNYQFRNNRPALTAFYRKDVSAPITLRAGFTAGLLRADDGNVQGANGRIAPLAEYRNANMKGSLLEASGVVEYNFFDYHDRRDKVHFTPYVFVGLAGFYANTQTASSANPQLDRKAGMINLAIPAGLGFKYALSDHWNLGLEAGARKTFTDQLDHIDGKSRGQNDLIGNSHDQDWYFYNGLSISYTFYKIRCPDPSQEKAKKN from the coding sequence ATGACTCAATCGAAGCTCTTCAAAACACTCCTTGCTGGCGTATTGCCAGTAGGGAGTGTTTTTTTTGCCTACACGGCAACTGCTCAGAACACTAGCGAGATAGGAATAGGCTTGGGCGGTTTAACCTATAAAGGGGAGCTGTCACCGAACTACCAATTCCGCAACAACCGACCGGCCCTGACAGCCTTTTACCGGAAGGATGTATCTGCACCCATAACATTGCGGGCAGGGTTCACAGCTGGTTTGTTACGTGCCGACGATGGTAACGTGCAGGGTGCTAATGGAAGAATTGCTCCGTTAGCCGAATATCGCAATGCTAATATGAAAGGTAGCCTGCTGGAAGCATCCGGCGTAGTAGAATATAATTTCTTTGATTACCACGACCGGCGCGACAAGGTCCACTTCACGCCCTATGTATTCGTTGGACTGGCCGGATTTTATGCCAATACTCAGACAGCTAGTAGTGCTAACCCCCAGCTAGACCGCAAGGCGGGCATGATCAATCTGGCTATTCCAGCGGGCTTAGGTTTCAAATATGCTCTTTCCGACCACTGGAACCTAGGCTTGGAAGCTGGGGCGCGCAAAACCTTCACTGATCAACTGGACCATATTGACGGCAAATCCCGGGGGCAAAATGACCTGATTGGTAATTCGCATGATCAGGACTGGTACTTCTACAACGGCTTGAGCATTTCCTATACCTTCTACAAAATTCGCTGCCCTGACCCTAGCCAGGAAAAAGCAAAGAAAAACTAA